From one Rosa rugosa chromosome 4, drRosRugo1.1, whole genome shotgun sequence genomic stretch:
- the LOC133743572 gene encoding D-galacturonate reductase-like has translation MASLKVSSVKLGSCGDEITMPVIGMGTSSHPPVDRQTAKAAILEAIKVGYRHFDTAFAYGNSEQHLGEAIADALRLGLIESRDELFITTKLWASFAERDLVLPAINTSLRNLQMEYVDMYIIHWPFKLGREMTGMPLDEDQVQPLDIKSVWEGMEECKKLGLARGIGVSNFTSKMLEELLSIAKIPPAVNHVEMSPAWQVKKLREFCKAKGIHVTAYSPLGASGTSWGDDRVLGSQVLQQIAKAKGKTTAQISLRWVYEQGVSMVAKSYNKERMRQNLDIFDWSLTEEELQKMSRLPQIKGFVFASLLGQHDLLLQIDAGL, from the exons ATGGCATCATTAAAGGTTTCTTCAGTAAAACTAGGATCATGTGGTGATGAAATTACTATGCCAGTAATAGGCATGGGAACTTCATCGCACCCTCCGGTGGACCGTCAAACGGCCAAGGCTGCCATTCTTGAAGCAATCAAAGTGGGTTACCGCCACTTTGACACAGCCTTTGCTTATGGTAATTCAGAGCAACATTTGGGGGAAGCTATTGCTGATGCTCTACGTCTTGGACTCATCGAGTCGAGGGATGAGCTCTTCATCACAACCAAGCTTTGGGCCAGCTTTGCTGAAAGAGATCTTGTGCTGCCTGCAATCAACACCAGTTTAAG GAATCTTCAAATGGAGTATGTTGATATGTACATAATACATTGGCCATTCAAATTGGGGCGAGAGATGACGGGTATGCCTCTCGACGAAGATCAGGTACAACCCCTCGATATCAAATCTGTTTGGGAGGGCATGGAAGAATGCAAGAAACTCGGCCTTGCGAGGGGCATTGGCGTCAGTAATTTCACCTCCAAGATGCTCGAGGAGCTCCTCTCCATCGCCAAAATCCCTCCTGCCGTCAATCAT GTGGAGATGAGCCCAGCTTGGCAGGTGAAGAAACTGAGGGAGTTTTGCAAGGCAAAAGGGATACATGTCACAGCCTACTCTCCACTGGGTGCATCTGGGACTTCATGGGGAGACGACAGGGTTTTAGGCTCACAAGTCCTCCAACAGATTGCCAAAGCAAAAGGGAAAACAACTGCTCAG ATATCGTTGAGATGGGTATATGAGCAAGGGGTGAGCATGGTAGCGAAAAgctacaacaaagaaagaatgaGGCAGAACCTTGATATCTTCGACTGGTCCTTGACTGAGGAGGAGTTGCAGAAGATGAGTCGTcttccacagatcaaaggcttcGTTTTTGCTTCACTTTTGGGACAGCATGATCTACTGCTTCAGATTGACGCTGGATTATGA
- the LOC133745562 gene encoding ubiquitin C-terminal hydrolase 12-like — MKTKQEKEDLVSGAFTWKINDFSKLKDDKLYSQDFVIAGLKWRIIINPKGNEVNLVKHLSIYLGVDVTSKWPSGWSKYAYFSLTVVNQFDGKKSVSVPTTGTIRQEFNKDQNEWGVKSFMRLSDLYDHSAGYLVNDICIIQAKVDVPVTFDVPSMVDVPIKIESQGDDLYAIRESLKILQEPSNVNSVQYPASSAAPEAPSSEMLPSFQGTLALGSEQVGLKLNHGRCAVPSLVKEHGEIPTIPTGELINFRGLGLIEKAFVPLLEEVCLWYPSLIESQHNKSRMFTECAFTALGRLLHFLRTTKVKDMTEDACGQLRLFWEELETFKFGLAWLEPQVQSAFDKKKFVERAGRVKRLKEDVECLENETKRRKAMLTVTELDLQLAKRDLAKAEEGFNEIEMDCKLGYGRC; from the exons ATGAAGACCAAGCAAGAGAAGGAGGACCTTGTATCGGGTGCATTCACATGGAAAATCAACGACTTCTCCAAGCTCAAGGACGACAAGCTTTACTCTCAGGATTTCGTCATTGCCGGTCTTAAATG GCGGATTATTATAAATCCAAAGGGGAATGAGGTAAATCTCGTCAAGCACTTGTCAATCTATCTGGGTGTTGATGTCACTTCAAAATGGCCATCTGGGTGGTCTAAGTATGCCTACTTCAGCTTGACGGTGGTTAATCAATTTGACGGCAAGAAGTCAGTGTCGGTGCCTACGACCG GAACTATCCGACAGGAGTTCAACAAAGACCAGAATGAGTGGGGCGTTAAATCATTCATGCGTCTTAGTGATCTTTATGATCACAGTGCAGGTTATCTTGTGAATGATATATGCATTATTCAAGCCAAGGTTGATGTGCCAGTTACGTTTGATGTGCCAAGTATGGTTGATGTGCCAATTAAGATTGAGAGTCAAGGAGATGATCTTTATGCAATTAGGGAGTCCTTGAAGATACTGCAGGAACCTTCAAATGTGAATTCTGTCCAATATCCAGCCTCTTCAGCAGCTCCTGAGGCACCAAGTTCTGAAATGTTGCCTAGCTTCCAAGGTACATTAGCACTAGGTTCTGAACAAGTTGGCCTCAAACTTAATCATGGTAGATGTGCTGTACCTTCTCTAGTCAAGGAACATGGAGAAATCCCCACCATCCCTACTGGAGAGCTTATAAATTTTAGGGGACTTGGACTAATAGAGAAAGCTTTTGTTCCCCTATTAGAGGAAGTCTGTTTGTGGTATCCTTCATTGATTGAGAGCCAACACAACAAAAGTCGAATGTTTACTGAATGTGCATTCACAGCTTTGGGTCGACTCCTGCATTTTCTGCGGACAACGAAGGTTAAGGATATGACCGAAGATGCCTGTGGTCAGCTTCGACTTTTCTGGGAGGAGCTTGAAACCTTCAAATTTGGCTTGGCTTGGCTGGAACCTCAGGTACAGTCTGCTTTTGACAAGAAGAAGTTTGTGGAAAGGGCAGGGAGAGTGAAAAGACTGAAGGAGGATGTGGAATGCTTGGAGAATGAAACGAAGAGGCGGAAGGCTATGCTGACTGTTACTGAGTTAGATCTTCAGCTAGCAAAGAGAGACTTGGCAAAGGCGGAAGAAGGTTTCAACGAGATTGAAATGGATTGTAAGCTTGGTTATGGGAGGTGTTAG